A genomic stretch from Marinimicrobium sp. C6131 includes:
- the ahpC gene encoding alkyl hydroperoxide reductase subunit C: protein MSRYIESDLKPFSAHAYHNGEFVKVTDEDAKGKWAVFFFYPADFTFVCPTELGDLADNYAEFQKLGVEIYSVSTDTHFTHKAWHDSSETIGKLQFPMIADPTGQISRNFNVLIEEEGIADRGTFVVDPQGKIQIVEITAGGIGRDASELLRKIKAAQYIAAHPGEVCPAKWKEGEETLAPSLDLVGKI, encoded by the coding sequence ATGTCTCGCTATATTGAATCCGACCTGAAACCCTTCAGTGCCCATGCTTACCACAACGGTGAGTTCGTAAAAGTCACTGACGAAGATGCGAAGGGTAAGTGGGCCGTATTCTTCTTTTACCCCGCCGACTTCACTTTTGTATGCCCCACCGAGCTGGGCGACCTGGCGGACAACTACGCTGAATTCCAGAAGTTGGGTGTCGAGATCTACTCGGTGTCCACCGATACCCACTTCACTCACAAGGCGTGGCACGACTCCTCCGAAACCATCGGTAAGCTCCAGTTTCCGATGATTGCGGACCCGACCGGTCAGATCAGCCGCAACTTCAACGTGCTGATTGAAGAGGAAGGCATCGCCGATCGAGGTACCTTTGTGGTCGACCCTCAGGGCAAGATCCAGATCGTGGAGATCACGGCGGGTGGTATCGGCCGCGATGCGTCCGAGCTGCTGCGCAAGATCAAAGCCGCCCAGTACATCGCCGCTCACCCGGGCGAAGTCTGCCCCGCCAAGTGGAAAGAAGG